The following are encoded together in the Tripterygium wilfordii isolate XIE 37 chromosome 3, ASM1340144v1, whole genome shotgun sequence genome:
- the LOC119986934 gene encoding purple acid phosphatase 8-like: protein MSGPWNKHVLITAYLLCVVVAPCLSELERFAHAPKPDGSLSFLVVGDWGRRGGYNQSKVALQMGNVGEELDIDFVISTGDNFYDDGLTGVDDPAFHQSFMDIYTSPSLQKQWYNVLGNHDYRGDVEAQLSPVLREMDSRWICLRSFIVNTEIAEFFFVDTTPFVDKYFVEPEDHVYDWRGVLPRHQYLSNLLKDVDSALKESKSKWKIVVGHHTMRSVGHHGDTIEIRTQLLPILKANKVDLYINGHDHCLEHISSRDSDIQYLTSGGGSKSWKGDVDPLNHKEIKLYYDGQGFMSAQITQTQIDVAFYDIFGNVMHKWSTYKQLLRSDA, encoded by the exons ATGTCTGGTCCTTGGAACAAACATGTGCTCATCACAGCTTACTTGCTATGTGTTGTTGTTGCTCCATGTCTATCAGAGCTTGAGCGATTCGCTCACGCCCCGAAACCAGATGGCTCTCTTAGCTTTCTTGTCGTCGGAGACTGGGGAAGGAGAGGTGGTTACAATCAATCTAAAGTTGCTCTCCAG ATGGGCAATGTTGGAGAAGAATTGGACATTGATTTTGTAATCTCGACTGGAGATAATTTTTATGATGATGGACTCACTGGTGTGGATGATCCAGCATTCCACCAATCATTTATGGACATCTACACATCTCCTAGCTTGCAAAAGCAATGGTATAATG TTTTAGGTAATCATGACTATAGGGGTGATGTTGAGGCACAACTGAGTCCAGTCCTTAGAGAAATGGATAGCAGATGGATTTGCTTGAGATCTTTTATCGTAAATACTG AAATTGCAGAATTTTTCTTTGTGGACACAACTCCTTTTGTAGACAAATACTTTGTGGAGCCAGAGGACCATGTCTATGACTGGAGAGGAGTACTGCCAAGGCATCAATACCTTTCTAATCTCctaaag GATGTGGATTCAGCTTTaaaagaatcaaaatcaaaatggaaGATTGTGGTGGGTCACCATACAATGAGAAGTGTTGGACATCATGGGGACACCATTGAAATCCGAACCCAACTCCTTCCAATCCTCAAG GCGAACAAAGTTGATCTTTACATAAACGGACATGACCATTGCTTGGAACACATTAGTAGCAGAGACAG TGATATTCAGTACTTAACAAGTGGTGGAGGGTCAAAGTCATGGAAGGGTGATGTGGATCCATTGAATCACAAGGAAATAAAGTTGTATTATGATGGACAAGGTTTCATGTCTGCACAAATCACTCAAACCCAAATTGACGTGGCATTCTATGACATTTTTGGGAATGTTATGCACAAATGGAGCACATACAAGCAACTTCTTCGCTCTGATGCCTAG